The nucleotide window CGTCCTGCTGCGGCGATTGCCCGAGGAGGCCTGGGGCCGCGTGGGGCGGCACACGGAATCGGGCCGCTCCTCGGCGGAAGACTGGCTCGCCATCTACGCCGAGCACCTGGAAATCCACGCCAGCCAAATCGATGCCAATGTGGCCGCCTGGTGCGCGCGCCCGCGCGGGACTACTTGAGGGGCGTCAGCTGGGCGTTGAAGGCGCCAAACACCGGCTGCATGATGAGGAAGCGTCCTTCCGGCCCTTCGAGGTAGTAGAGGGGGCCGCTCCAGATACCGAGATCGAAACTCGCCCGGCCGTTCACCACCGCGACCCTGCCCCACTTGGTATTGATGCCCCACTGCATGACCATCGTGCTGTCGGGATTGATGGTGACATTGACGAACTCGAAGGGGCCGAGGCCGAACCGGATGGTGCCGCGCCATTCGCCCGCGATGTCGCCGATGGAGGTGACGGGCTTCTCCGGCGGCAGCGAGGCGCAACCGGCGAGCGGGACGACGATCAGCACGGCCAGCCAGGCGGCCCGCGCCGATCGGAGCGCGATCAACGAGCGGGGCTCTGCCAGATGACGTGGCCCACGAAGAAGGGGCCGAGGCTCGCCATGTACTCGGAGGTCTGGACGGTTTTCCGCATGGCCTGGACCAGATGCGAGAGCGGATAGAGCTCCTTGCCCACGAGGCCGATGAGAAAGTCATTGTCGTGGACGTCGAGGCCATCGCAAACGAGCCGGACGTCGTGCGCGAGGTCCGCGTCCCCGTAGGCGCGCCCGATGGTGCCGTGCTCGCGGAGGATGGCCCCCTGTTCCTGCGCGGACAGCCGGGCGAAGGCGCCGGTACGCCGGAGCGGATACCAGATGGCCCAGGGCCACGCGGGATTCAGCACGCTCCGTCGCGGGCGTCGCAGGAGCCAGTCCTCGAGGTCGTGCTCGAAGCCGCTCGAGTACGTGCGCCCGAGCATGGCGAGCTCGGGCTTGCGGCGGAGGGCCGCGAATGGCTCGGCGCCCAGGATCTCGCGCTGGCGGGTGGCGAAGAAGACGGGGTCCTCGGCGAAGGTGAGAACGCCGACTCCTCGGGGGTCGTGGAGATCGGAGTAGAGCACGGCCTCGATGTGGC belongs to Candidatus Methylomirabilota bacterium and includes:
- a CDS encoding chlorite dismutase family protein; amino-acid sequence: MTERGANQQASDRRLFMQLQVFGGCAEPKALQTALERSHIEAVLYSDLHDPRGVGVLTFAEDPVFFATRQREILGAEPFAALRRKPELAMLGRTYSSGFEHDLEDWLLRRPRRSVLNPAWPWAIWYPLRRTGAFARLSAQEQGAILREHGTIGRAYGDADLAHDVRLVCDGLDVHDNDFLIGLVGKELYPLSHLVQAMRKTVQTSEYMASLGPFFVGHVIWQSPAR